The proteins below are encoded in one region of Triticum aestivum cultivar Chinese Spring chromosome 1B, IWGSC CS RefSeq v2.1, whole genome shotgun sequence:
- the LOC123125752 gene encoding mitochondrial carnitine/acylcarnitine carrier-like protein: MGDIAKDLTAGTVGGIANLVVGHPFDTIKVKLQSQPSPAPGQLLKYAGAFDAVKQTVAAEGPRGLYKGMGAPLATVAAFNALLFTVRGQMETLLRSEPGAPLTVKQQVVAGAGAGLAVSFLACPTELIKCRLQAQSSLAEAGAVSRVALPKGPMDVARHVMRDAGVKGLFKGIVPTMGREIPGNAIMFGVYEAVKQYMAGGQDTSGLGQGSLILAGGLAGGALWLTVYPTDVVKSVIQVDDYKKPRYSGSIDALKKIVAADGVKGLYKGFGPAMARSVPANAATFVAYEITRSALG, translated from the exons ATGGGGGACATTGCCAAGGACTTGACAGCCGGAACCGTCGGAGGGATCGCCAATCTGGTTGTTGGGCACCCATTTGACACCATCAAGGTCAAGCTCCAGAGCCAGCCCAGCCCTGCTCCAGGCCAGCTTCTTAAGTATGCCGGCGCCTTTGATGCTGTCAAGCAAACGGTTGCGGCTGAAGGGCCCAGGGGATTGTACAAGGGAATGGGGGCTCCTCTCGCTACTGTTGCAGCCTTCAACGCTCTCCTGTTCACTGTGAGGGGCCAGATGGAGACTCTCTTGAGATCGGAGCCCGGGGCGCCATTAACGGTAAAGCAGCAGGTCGTCGCTGGTGCTGGTGCTGGGCTTGCGGTCTCCTTCCTGGCATGCCCAACCGAGCTGATCAAGTGCAG GTTGCAGGCCCAGAGCTCTTTAGCTGAAGCAGGTGCTGTCTCCCGCGTGGCGCTACCCAAAGGGCCAATGGATGTGGCGAGGCATGTCATGAGGGACGCTGGCGTCAAAGGTCTGTTCAAGGGCATTGTCCCAACAATGGGCCGTGAGATCCCCGGCAACGCTATAATGTTCGGCGTCTACGAGGCCGTCAAGCAGTACATGGCCGGCGGTCAGGACACGTCAGGCCTCGGCCAGGGCTCTCTcatccttgccgggggcctcgccgGAGGAGCTCTGTGGCTCACGGTGTACCCAACCGACGTCGTGAAGAGCGTGATCCAGGTGGACGACTACAAGAAGCCAAGGTACTCGGGGTCGATCGACGCTCTCAAGAAGATCGTCGCGGCCGACGGGGTGAAGGGCCTGTACAAGGGGTTCGGCCCCGCCATGGCACGCAGTGTCCCGGCAAACGCCGCCACCTTCGTGGCCTATGAGATCACGCGATCGGCCTTGGGCTGA
- the LOC123125742 gene encoding mitochondrial carnitine/acylcarnitine carrier-like protein, translating into MGDVAKDLAAGTVGGAAQLVVGHPFDTIKVKLQSQPTPPPGQPPKFAGAMDAVKQTISAEGPRGLYKGMGAPLATVAAFNAVLFTVRGQMEALLRSEPGAALTVGQQVVAGAGAGVAVSFLACPTELIKCRLQAQSALATAAPAAAAAPAGGAAATVTATAAAAVKYGGPLDVARHVLRSEGGVRGLFKGLVPTMAREIPGNALMFGVYEATKQFIAGGQDTSGLGRGSLILAGGVAGAAFWGSVYPTDVVKSKLQVDDFKNPKYSGSMDAFKKILAADGARGLYRGFGPAMARSVPANGACFLAYEVTRSLL; encoded by the coding sequence ATGGGGGACGTGGCCAAGGACCTGGCCGCCGGCACGGTGGGCGGCGCGGCGCAGCTGGTCGTCGGCCACCCGTTCGACACCATCAAGGTGAAGCTGCAGAGCcagcccacgccgccgcccggccaGCCGCCCAAGTTCGCCGGCGCCATGGACGCCGTCAAGCAGACCATCTCGGCCGAGGGCCCCCGGGGCCTGTACAAGGGCATGGGCGCCCCGCTCGCCACCGTCGCCGCCTTCAACGCCGTGCTCTTCACCGTCAGGGGCCAGATGGAGGCCCTGCTGCGCTCCGAGCCCGGCGCCGCGCTCACCGTCGGCcagcaggtcgtcgccggcgccggggCCGGCGTCGCCGTCTCCTTCCTCGCCTGCCCCACCGAGCTCATCAAGTGCAGGCTGCAGGCGCAGAGCGCGCTTGCCACCGccgctcctgccgccgccgctgctcccgcGGGCGGCGCGGCCGCCACCGTGACCGCCACGGCCGCTGCCGCGGTGAAGTATGGCGGGCCGCTGGACGTGGCGAGGCACGTGCTGCGGTCGGAGGGCGGCGTGCGGGGCCTCTTCAAGGGCCTCGTCCCCACAATGGCGCGCGAGATCCCCGGCAACGCGCTCATGTTCGGCGTCTACGAGGCCACGAAGCAGTTCATTGCCGGCGGGCAGGACACGTCGGGGCTGGGCAGGGGCTCCCTGATCCTCGCCGGCGGGGTCGCCGGCGCGGCGTTCTGGGGATCCGTGTACCCGACCGACGTGGTGAAGAGCAAGCTCCAGGTGGACGACTTCAAGAACCCAAAGTACTCGGGCTCCATGGACGCGTTCAAGAAGATCCTCGCCGCCGACGGGGCCAGGGGTCTGTACAGGGGGTTCGGACCGGCCATGGCGCGCAGCGTCCCGGCCAACGGCGCCTGCTTCCTCGCCTACGAGGTGACAAGGTCCCTGCTCTAG